The following nucleotide sequence is from Coffea eugenioides isolate CCC68of chromosome 10, Ceug_1.0, whole genome shotgun sequence.
CTTAATCATGGGTGCCCAGGTCTCTAAACAGGCGGAACGCAGGAAGAATATCTCAACCGAGATGAAAGCTTTGGCTGATCTAAAGCAAAGCAGTGGAAGTGACTTTCCTGGTTCAGATTACCGTCCTGCAGATAGGAAAAACTGGATGTTAGGCCTTGACCCTGGGAAACTTGTCATAGAAAAGATTGTGTGGCCTGGAACCCATGACTCTGCTACTAATAAGATTGGAATTCCTTGCATCACCCGCCCATTTGCTCAATGCCAATCTCTTTCAATCTACCGTCAGCTCGTCAGAGGTGCCCGAGTCGTCGATGTCCGAGTTCAGGAGGATCGACGGGTATGCCATGGGATCCTACTGACCTACAGCGTCGATGTTGTCATCAACGATGTTAAGAAGTTCCTCTCAGAAACCCAATCTGAGGTCATAGTTCTTGAAATTCGGACAGAATTCGGACACGATGATCCTCCTGAGTTTGACAAGTACTTGGAGGATCAGCTCGGGGAATATCTTATTCCCCAGGATGATTCAGTTTTTGGAAAGACTATTGCAGAATTATTGCCTAAGAGAGTAATTTGCGTGTGGAAGCCGAGGAAATCTCCACAGCCTCAGCATGGAAGTCCACTGTGGAGCGCTGGCTATTTGAAGGACAACTGGATTGACACTGATTTGCCATCTACAAAGTTTGACAGCAACATGAAGCATTTGAGCCAGCAGCCACCTGCGAATTCCAGGAAATTCTTTTACAGGGTTGAGAATACAGCAACGCCTCAAGCTGATAATCCAATTTTATGTGTGAAACCGGTCACCAATCGAATTCATGGGTATGCTAGACTGTTTATTATTGAGTGCCTTTCCAAGGGTTACGTCGATCGTTTGCAAATCTTCTCAACAGATTTTATAGACGAGGACTTTGTTGATGCATGTGTTGGGCTCACTCAGGCCAGGATTGAAGGAAAGCTCTGATATCCATCCCATTGGATTAAACGGCACTGTCAGGCCAATGGGCGGCACCCAGGATTTCGTTCACTTTCTCCTTTCTTGTCTTCTCGTGAACAGCATGTGGAATAAATCCATTTGTTCGTTTGTAAGATGAACccgttctttttttttgttcatttgttAGTTATGTTGTCAAACATCACGTGTGAAAAAAGGTGGGGATGTTATTTGTTCATTTAAAATGGGTATGTAAATTTGCACTTTTGAGGTTATCTTCCAATTTTCTGGGGAACTCTCTTTTGCCCAAATCACCAATTCTGCTGCAACCCTGATAACTGCTTCTGAAACATTATTATGAGGACTAAGTTGATGGATCCGTAAACGAAGTTTGGGTTTAACCAAACCAATTCCGGAAATTAGCGAGTATGAAACTTGACAAACCATTCCTGTGATCACTGTCTGATCTTTCGTGCTTTTCAGGTGGAGGTGTTGGATTAGTTAGCGAAGCCGAAGTGGAGCTCTCGGCCTCCAGAAGCCAACAACAGAGGTGAGAACTCGTCATCGCGATCCAGAACCAGAATGGACACAATCGCATCACAAGCACTTCTAGTTTTATTGCTGcttgattcttgatttttttctattttctatttattttttctattttcattacGTAAGTACATAGTATTTTTGCAACCGTGAGGAACAGGGGACTAGGGGAGGGATCGAGTTTTTCTGTGAAAATCCTTGAAAAATTGCTATCCTGTTTACCACAATACATCATTTTTGCAGCCATGATGGCATGGATCAAGTTTTTGCTAGTCACGTAGAAACTGCATATTCAAATAATTGTTTATTCACTGCAATTTGCTGCGGATGTCAGTTTATATATTCTAGGCTTGGTCGCTTATAAAATGCCAATTTATTTGAAGATTTTGAATAGCAATGACCATAGTAGAATGATTGAATTTGAATGAGACTTCAAATCAGTCTTCTCTTACATAATTTGGGTCCTGAGCAGAATTCCTATACATGTTAACAATATACAAAACAGTTAGGTTAGCTATGGAAAACTATATaccattcttctttttctttatcttttattGGATTTCTTCTTTCATCTCTTTGGATGAGGTACTGCACTGCCTCCAGCTACACCAGAGACGGCATGCTGTGTTTCCAACTGAAGGACCTAACATTCACCTGTGGGGTTGAGAAGCTGAGTCCAACAAACTCCTTTTGGACGTGGCTCAGCTCCACAATGCCAACCAATTTTGCAACCAGGGCAGCACTTTCCTTGATGTGGTCCATGTCTTTTGTGTCTGTCCATAATCGTTGGCATAACTGAAGCCTTCTTCTCTTTGTTTTTAATCCAATACCCCACTTCTGGAATAGGGCCATTCTCTCCGTGTTTGAGAGCTTCTTAAGCATTAAGCTGCTCAGCATCTCTCTTTCGCGTTTCAGTGCCCTCGTGCTGTAGCCAAAGTAATTAATTATACGACTGATATAACTGTAAAACCAGGAATGAAGAAGTTGTCTTCCGCTAATATGAGTTTTTCAAGATGCTTGGGATCAACTTAGATGAAGATAACTAGAAAATTTTGGGAATAGAGATAGAGCAAGCAGTTAGATACGGCCTTAATAAGTTACTCATCCCGCCAAGCTATAGTTAGTGTGGTAGTACAGGTTTGTTGTGTCTTCAGCTCACATAACAGCTTCTTGGTGCAAAAAGCAGCTCGTATTTGGCATGTCATaatgagttggaaagaaaaagaaagcaagaataGATCTATACCTCGAGGATTGACCATTTTTCACAGTATTAGTCTGCTGAGACACCTTGAGAAAGGACAATCGGCGGAGTTCTACCTCCATGTATATAGAATCAGATGGATCTCCTTTAAAGACCAGGAAAAAGTAGGTCCTGTGGACCAATGGTATGTCGCAAGCATCCCAGAGTTGAATAATCTCTGCTCTCTGCTTCTCGAATTGTATGGACCAATCTGAAGGGGATTTCTGAGAATCATGTACTCCACCCAAAACAAGATTAGAATCTGTTTCAAACTTGTTAGAAGTTGGTTCAGCATCCAGGACCTAACAGATAAATCAATGAGCAGGTATCAAAGCAAGTAGACCTACTGCTTCACAGTTTAAGGAAGATTGCTTTGTCATTTGAAGTATTAGAATAATTAATGACAAACACTTGTACAATAAGCCATGTTGGGGATGTTTTCATTTTGGAATTTTGTCCAAGCATGATAACCAAAAGGTACAGTGTCAATCAATAGGTGATTAAGATGCATTCTTCACATTGGGTGACAATTAATAAATAGTAAGCATTAACTACTGAGTAAGGAAGGTGACGAATTAGGAGAGAGAGAACCTGCTCATTCACGAACTGATTCTTAGACTTGACCACCTCATCAGCAAGTCCCAATGCCTTCATACTTTCTTCCTTGGCATCTGTGGAGTCACTTTCACAATATTCCTCGGAATGCTCTCTGTGTAAATCTTTACCATCTGCAACTGATTCTAACTCGGAAAACTTCCCATCCTCGGATTGTTCTCTGCATAGATCTTTACCATCTGCAACTGATTCTGACTCGGAGAATTTCAGGTTGTTGTGTTCCAGACTTCTAATCGAGTCCTCCTCAAATTCAATGGATGGTGTTTCATGTTCTTTTTCCATCTTCGATCTGGGAGAAAATGGCATTGTTGTGAGGACTTCGCTACAACTTCTGCTCCTTGATGACTCAATGCTTCTTGAGTCGTTTAGTTCTGAGTCTGATGAAGAAGAATACTGTTCCACTGGATGGGAATGAATGGGAGAAATTGTAATTTCCTTAACCTCGTCAACTGTTGGCTTCAGAGTTCTGTTATCATGGTCTATGTTAACATTCACCAAACCCTGATTCTCCTTTTCTGGGGATGACACTGAGTCAAAGTTTATCTTTCTCATGTTAACATTCTCCAAACCCTGATCCTCCTTTTCTGGGGATGAGACTGAGTCAAAGTTTATCATTCTCAGGTTAACATTCTCCAAACCCTGATTCTCCTTTTCTGGGGATGACACTGAGTCAAAGTTTATCTTTCTGATGCTTGTATCAATTTCAATGCATTGCACTTCCTTGCAATTGTCTTCATTGTTCAGGTCAAttctttctgcaattttctccCAACCTTGTGTTGGATCTGGACCAAAGTACTTCTCTATAAACATTCTTGGGGAGGTATCATCAGAGAGAAATTGTTCTTCAGAAGATTCAGCAAATTGTTCCTCGGACTTGTTAAAACTCAGGCCTTCACCTTTGTCATAAAAATGAGATATGCTTGAACCAACATCTAAGCGAAAAGGATCAATTATCTCTGATGCTTCTGATGCTGGATATTCATCAAGCCATGTGCCTTTCTCTTGAGGTTCTGACATGCTACTGAGTGCATCCTAAAAATGATGGAAGGAGAATAAACTTTATCAAGATGTAATATGAGGGTAAAACGTATGACAAACATGTCGTGAGTACACATACCCATGGTCTTGAACCTTGAGATTCTCCAGCTGATTGCATCAAATTCTGAAGGCGAAAGTGAGCTTCATTACGTTGCTCAGTTAGCTCTCTAATCTCTTTATCCATCTGCAGAAGTAAATACACTAGCTAAGCATACCTGTATGCATAAAGCTAGATAAATATTCTAGTTACATTCAAAATTTATATGGCCCCATGCGGATTTCAAGCTGGACAAAGTGCAAGAGAACCCACCCTGTATGGTGCATTCTAAATTGTTTTGGATGGCTAAAACGAAATGAAATCATATGTTATGGATGCAAAACcaaagattgaaggaaattaATTTCTTGTCACCTTTGCAATGAGAAGCTCCTTCTCTTTCAATGCAAGAGAGTCACATGAGTTAGAAAGTGATCCTATATTCTTCAATTGACTCTCCAGTCTAGCTAATTCTCTCTGCAATTGCTTCACTAATGCCTTCTCTGACATCACTACATTGACATGTGCGTTGGTGCTAACTTGCTTGGCACAACTTGCAAATAGTAGAGTGTTTCTTGATTGCTCAACATGACTGTGTGCAGGGCTCAGGGTGCAAATGATGGCTGTTCTTGCATTGCCTCCCAACGAGTTCTGAAGTATTCGTGTTAGCTTGGAGTCTCGGTATGGAATGTGTGCATTTCTACCTTTGCTGAATAGATTGATGGTCATAAATCAATAAGAAATGCATATTGACAAATGTACATTACAGTCTTAGTTATGGCTACTAAAGCACCTTTGAAAACCTCACCTCAAGTAACAAGCTCAAAATGCTGACTGAAACCTCACAAAAACATGAGTAACATATCGTTAACATGTATCTGAGTGCATATTCTGCTCTTTATTCTGGAATTTTAGTTATTATCATTTGGTTTTCTGGTGTTCTCAGTACATAATGGCTATCATTTCAGTTTCGGACATGATAAGGAATACAACGGGAGGAAATTACCATTCACTGAAGATCAGACTAAGGAAATGACTATTACATTACATCCGATCAAAATATCTATAAGctgattttctttgttttgatttaataaatattttattatcgATTTTGTGGACTCCTGAGAAATAGGTATAAGCTATGTGGAAAGACAACTTACAGTCTTCTCCACAAGTAGTAAGTACTGGAGCACTGCAATTCTCTCCTTAAATTGTTTTGGTCTTCCTTCTAATTCTTTCCCTTTCTCCTTTTgaacttcttcccttttttctaGTTCTtctaaaattatattttcttcAACCTTAGAAAGAGCCATGCTATCATTATACATGGGAAAGAAGACCTTTCAATGACCAACAGTGCTTGGCCCCTACCCCCCAGAACACGAAAGAGCAGGACCAACAACAGTATTGCCAGTTATTAATATCCAAATGTGAGAAACTCttaaggcaaaaaaaaaatgaagctcCACCTCAACTTGCGAATAACAGTTCCAAGGGTCAGCAAACTGCGATTTATGTGGGAACCTTCTTTTAGTCTTGTACCAGCTGATAAGGTTTGAGACGCACGTTCACTTCCAGCAAGATCTACAAAATTCTGTGATGGCAAGAGAATTTAAAGATGATGCCAAATTGTATCTCATCTATTGACATCATGCACAGCTTAGTAGAAGGGAATAATCATTGAGCAGGGCTCATAGTGAGCATGAAATTACCAAGCATCAGCAGAATAACactaagggaaaaaaaaaaaaaggtccatACCACTGTAGCTGATAGAGTGCTGGAATTTTCAGTGCGTCTGAACTCTCGAGCAGAGCTATCAACTGTCTGCAAGAATACATTGTTGCAGAAGAATTAATGAATGTTTTGGGGAGCATATTATAAGTGTTAAAGTCCAATGCCATGTGATCCATTTGATGACTTAGACAAAGATATGTTTGAATGTCTTGGGCATCAAAATTCACGTTT
It contains:
- the LOC113749995 gene encoding uncharacterized protein LOC113749995 yields the protein MGAQVSKQAERRKNISTEMKALADLKQSSGSDFPGSDYRPADRKNWMLGLDPGKLVIEKIVWPGTHDSATNKIGIPCITRPFAQCQSLSIYRQLVRGARVVDVRVQEDRRVCHGILLTYSVDVVINDVKKFLSETQSEVIVLEIRTEFGHDDPPEFDKYLEDQLGEYLIPQDDSVFGKTIAELLPKRVICVWKPRKSPQPQHGSPLWSAGYLKDNWIDTDLPSTKFDSNMKHLSQQPPANSRKFFYRVENTATPQADNPILCVKPVTNRIHGYARLFIIECLSKGYVDRLQIFSTDFIDEDFVDACVGLTQARIEGKL